In a single window of the Desulfofundulus luciae genome:
- a CDS encoding HD-GYP domain-containing protein, with product MNVLPAGEPPLLSTVYPFLERFFPELAVFPELLMHSVRTAKYAFRLSCFLGLGSPRLLFWAGALHDAGKLLVPRHILEKPGPLLESEWKIIVRHPLWSFELVESRCRGIRGLGGILAAVKAHHESWDGTGYPEGLKGNGIPLEARILALADVFDALTSPRPYRSPLSLGEALKVMAEMGGKKLDPHLFQKARVFLARFKEEAV from the coding sequence GTGAATGTTCTCCCGGCCGGTGAACCCCCTTTGTTGTCAACGGTTTATCCTTTTTTAGAACGCTTTTTCCCCGAACTTGCTGTTTTCCCGGAATTACTGATGCACAGTGTGCGCACGGCAAAGTATGCCTTTCGATTGAGTTGCTTCCTCGGGCTCGGCAGCCCCCGGCTCCTTTTTTGGGCCGGAGCCCTGCATGACGCAGGCAAACTGCTGGTGCCCCGTCATATTTTAGAGAAGCCCGGCCCTTTGCTGGAAAGCGAGTGGAAAATTATAGTGCGGCACCCCCTGTGGAGCTTTGAACTGGTGGAAAGCAGGTGCCGCGGGATCCGGGGCCTGGGGGGTATCCTGGCTGCAGTCAAAGCGCATCATGAGTCCTGGGACGGCACAGGCTATCCCGAGGGCCTGAAAGGTAACGGTATTCCCCTGGAGGCGAGAATTCTAGCCCTGGCCGACGTGTTTGATGCTCTAACCTCTCCCCGGCCCTACCGTTCTCCCCTGAGTTTGGGGGAAGCTCTTAAAGTGATGGCAGAAATGGGGGGTAAAAAACTGGATCCCCACCTGTTTCAAAAAGCGCGGGTTTTCCTGGCCCGTTTTAAGGAGGAAGCGGTTTGA
- a CDS encoding methyl-accepting chemotaxis protein produces the protein MSKLIVAFTTIALLLLFLGGSHFYFLAKINALDREVEHADQVVMETHALQLSVADLLMPPHDYLITGSLEERENFKVLRTETENILARLQSLDPDSTADISLIEQDLQAICETAEALLGLRDPVGNKDVGHLMEEMDAKEQKLINDMSRFLTHASEVKQNASLTKFRTVRAIRFWEILLLGVVLILVLIIAIYSKRNIGMPLLKLQTVINQVASGDLTGGSLLANTRDEFGSLARAVNQMIQNLKDIAYRLTGKARELTEQMLQISSGTEQTASAATSAASSVSKVAALAEQVSSAIQNLSDTATQTVQHARAGQEGLDKVVAQMAAIQQATRNMVTAMERLGKKSGEIGAVVELITQIADQTNLLALNAAIESARAGEQGKGFAVVAEEVRRLAEQSASAAKKIFGLIEAVQEEAKTMSAMMDQNAQTVSEGTVLTSEVVRNFREIIQAVEDLNGQFKEIARATQEAAGGVSNITAAAQQQTATMQEMASSTQQLAAMAEELEGLARRFKVA, from the coding sequence ATGTCTAAGCTGATAGTAGCCTTTACAACGATTGCTTTGCTTCTTCTTTTTCTGGGAGGGTCACATTTCTATTTTCTGGCAAAGATCAACGCCCTGGATCGGGAGGTGGAGCACGCGGACCAGGTTGTGATGGAGACTCATGCATTACAACTGTCTGTTGCGGACCTTTTAATGCCCCCACACGATTACTTGATTACCGGCTCCCTTGAAGAACGCGAAAATTTTAAAGTATTGCGGACTGAAACCGAAAATATACTGGCACGACTCCAGAGTTTGGATCCGGATTCTACTGCTGATATTTCACTAATTGAACAGGATTTACAAGCAATTTGCGAAACTGCGGAAGCACTTTTGGGTTTAAGGGATCCGGTAGGTAACAAAGATGTGGGCCACCTAATGGAAGAGATGGACGCTAAAGAGCAGAAGCTGATAAATGACATGTCCCGGTTTTTGACGCACGCTTCTGAGGTTAAACAAAATGCCAGTCTAACAAAATTCAGAACTGTGAGAGCGATTAGATTCTGGGAGATATTACTGCTAGGTGTGGTATTAATTCTTGTACTAATTATAGCTATATATTCCAAGCGTAATATCGGCATGCCACTTTTAAAATTGCAAACGGTAATTAATCAGGTGGCGTCTGGTGACCTTACTGGCGGCAGCTTGCTGGCTAATACGCGTGATGAATTCGGCAGTTTAGCGAGGGCGGTTAATCAGATGATTCAGAATCTAAAGGATATCGCTTACAGGCTGACCGGAAAGGCGCGGGAACTGACGGAGCAGATGCTGCAGATCAGCAGCGGCACGGAGCAGACAGCTAGTGCGGCGACCAGTGCTGCTTCGTCTGTCAGCAAGGTCGCGGCTTTAGCGGAACAGGTTTCGTCTGCCATCCAGAACCTTTCAGACACGGCCACGCAGACGGTGCAGCATGCGCGGGCGGGACAGGAGGGCCTGGATAAGGTGGTGGCGCAGATGGCCGCGATCCAGCAGGCGACCCGGAACATGGTGACGGCGATGGAACGGCTCGGGAAGAAGTCGGGGGAGATCGGCGCGGTCGTCGAATTGATCACCCAGATTGCCGACCAAACGAACCTGTTGGCGCTCAACGCGGCGATTGAGTCGGCGCGGGCCGGCGAGCAGGGGAAAGGCTTTGCGGTAGTGGCTGAAGAGGTTCGACGGCTGGCGGAACAGTCGGCCAGCGCGGCCAAGAAAATTTTCGGCCTGATAGAAGCGGTGCAGGAGGAGGCAAAGACAATGTCGGCAATGATGGATCAGAACGCCCAAACGGTGTCGGAGGGGACGGTGCTGACCAGCGAGGTAGTCCGCAACTTCCGAGAGATCATCCAAGCGGTGGAAGACCTGAACGGCCAGTTCAAGGAGATCGCGCGGGCTACACAGGAGGCAGCTGGTGGTGTAAGTAACATCACCGCTGCGGCGCAACAGCAGACGGCAACGATGCAGGAGATGGCCTCCTCGACCCAGCAGTTGGCGGCAATGGCTGAAGAACTTGAGGGGCTGGCGCGACGCTTTAAAGTGGCCTAG
- a CDS encoding diguanylate cyclase, giving the protein MSVLKMPYDEKLLSSLESIITGDPIADTLYLALKHKYYSVYCHCVNVSCCTYLLATKMGLPEQECLRLTLGALLHDIGKINISPKILYKPGKLNKEEWSVIKRHPVNGINLLNDSKLFHMVADAIRYHHERYDGSGYLEGLSGEDIPLSARIVSIGDCFDALVSFRPYKKILSFEEAIEELIKSKNTHLDGRLVDMFISIAPDFYKHHYHPTYFPLSVENSNKNYSKFIINEDSELEINWEEILDQLPDIGIILIDRDDRILFCNNFAAKLRDVEPGELIGKTIIDIQRPHRRIVVKEKLAKVKSGQANGWERLMARKGRYIENKYIKIADEKGCYSGMLMLTMDVTQREKLLRMLLINLEKLSILAQANIFLKKVFDLEDTLNNTAALISKVLTLEKLWLVIMRNGEINCFQEGEQPLNDNQREELIKKCEKLVQNGLQEVIIEKWAGSKRIFIFLESGDEFKGFLVVETKGTVHIGQQEQDLLKVIGNYVAYAIKNYYLYRELENLAMKDQLTRVYNRQYLNLIKNNLNVQSKFALIVVDIDRLKYINDNFGHQMGDLIIKGTADILKQSIRQSDWIIRMGGDEFLIIVTDCNEAEVLKIINRIKGKVAAWEHPIAGLSLSVSVGYAMSKRGLSFDEIFTLADNNMYEQKRGYTRLF; this is encoded by the coding sequence GTGTCCGTGTTAAAAATGCCTTATGATGAAAAATTGCTAAGTTCATTAGAATCAATCATTACCGGCGACCCGATTGCGGATACTCTTTACCTGGCTCTAAAACATAAATACTATTCAGTTTACTGTCATTGTGTAAATGTATCCTGTTGTACCTACCTTTTGGCTACTAAAATGGGCTTGCCGGAACAAGAGTGTTTGCGTTTAACTCTAGGTGCATTACTCCATGACATAGGCAAAATTAACATATCGCCAAAGATTTTATACAAACCTGGCAAACTAAATAAAGAAGAATGGTCTGTAATTAAAAGGCATCCTGTTAATGGCATTAATTTACTGAATGATTCCAAGCTTTTCCATATGGTTGCTGATGCTATTCGTTATCACCACGAAAGGTACGATGGCAGTGGATATTTAGAGGGGTTGTCCGGGGAAGATATACCGTTGTCTGCAAGAATCGTCAGCATCGGTGATTGTTTTGACGCCCTGGTATCTTTCCGGCCCTATAAAAAAATATTAAGTTTTGAAGAAGCAATTGAAGAACTAATAAAAAGCAAAAACACTCATCTGGACGGTCGATTGGTAGATATGTTTATATCCATAGCGCCAGATTTTTATAAACATCATTATCATCCTACGTACTTTCCCCTTAGCGTAGAAAACAGTAACAAAAACTACAGCAAATTTATTATTAACGAAGATAGTGAACTCGAAATTAATTGGGAAGAAATTTTAGATCAGTTGCCTGATATAGGAATAATATTGATAGACAGGGATGATCGTATCCTCTTTTGCAACAATTTTGCAGCAAAATTAAGAGATGTAGAACCGGGTGAATTGATAGGCAAAACCATAATTGATATACAACGCCCCCACAGAAGAATAGTGGTTAAAGAAAAGCTTGCCAAAGTCAAAAGTGGCCAGGCAAATGGGTGGGAGCGGTTAATGGCAAGAAAAGGCAGATACATTGAAAATAAATATATAAAAATAGCAGATGAAAAAGGTTGCTACAGTGGGATGCTAATGCTGACAATGGATGTTACTCAAAGAGAAAAGCTTCTTAGAATGCTGCTAATTAATCTGGAAAAATTAAGTATTCTAGCCCAAGCAAACATATTTTTGAAGAAAGTATTTGATCTGGAAGATACATTAAACAACACTGCAGCCTTAATTAGTAAGGTTTTGACGCTCGAGAAATTATGGCTCGTTATTATGAGAAATGGAGAAATAAATTGCTTTCAGGAAGGAGAACAGCCCCTCAATGATAACCAGCGAGAAGAACTCATTAAAAAATGTGAAAAATTGGTACAAAACGGCCTCCAAGAGGTAATAATAGAAAAATGGGCGGGAAGCAAGAGAATTTTTATATTTTTAGAATCAGGGGATGAATTTAAAGGTTTTTTGGTTGTCGAAACAAAAGGTACTGTGCATATAGGGCAACAGGAACAAGACCTGCTTAAAGTGATTGGAAACTATGTAGCATATGCGATAAAAAATTATTATTTATATCGCGAGTTGGAAAATTTGGCAATGAAAGATCAATTAACGAGAGTCTACAATAGGCAGTACTTAAACCTCATAAAGAACAATTTAAATGTGCAAAGCAAGTTTGCTCTTATAGTGGTGGATATAGATCGTTTGAAGTATATCAATGATAACTTTGGGCATCAAATGGGTGACTTGATTATTAAGGGTACGGCAGATATTTTAAAACAATCCATCAGGCAAAGCGATTGGATTATAAGGATGGGTGGTGATGAATTCTTAATAATAGTCACTGACTGCAATGAGGCAGAAGTGCTAAAAATAATCAACCGCATAAAAGGTAAAGTAGCTGCTTGGGAACATCCCATTGCTGGCTTGAGCTTATCTGTAAGTGTGGGATATGCTATGTCCAAGCGCGGGCTGAGCTTTGATGAGATTTTTACTCTAGCGGATAACAATATGTATGAGCAAAAAAGAGGTTATACCAGGCTTTTTTAG
- a CDS encoding TetR/AcrR family transcriptional regulator: protein MKKDKLSRREREQLQRRAEILQAALELFSQKGYHNVSMHEIAARAEFAVGTLYKFFKNKEELYKEILMQTAMLFYSALSKALEEKGDEYARVKNFLKTKCKLFMENILSVRLYFSVSGAGVSFNVRRGLETELRSFYDQLIQKLAAVFEKGIQKKIFRPLDPYYLALALDSISNAFLFCWMEDPGRHPVDTDLIEKIFFERIYLLHS from the coding sequence ATGAAAAAGGATAAACTTTCCAGAAGAGAGCGGGAACAACTGCAGCGCCGGGCGGAAATCCTGCAGGCTGCGCTGGAGTTATTCTCGCAAAAGGGTTATCATAACGTTTCCATGCACGAAATAGCCGCACGGGCAGAATTTGCCGTGGGCACTCTTTACAAGTTCTTCAAAAATAAGGAGGAGCTGTATAAAGAGATTTTAATGCAGACGGCAATGCTGTTTTATTCTGCGTTATCGAAAGCGCTGGAAGAAAAGGGGGACGAATATGCCAGGGTAAAAAACTTTCTAAAAACAAAATGTAAACTTTTTATGGAAAACATCCTGTCGGTGCGGCTTTACTTTTCAGTGTCGGGTGCCGGCGTGAGCTTTAACGTCAGGAGGGGGTTAGAAACTGAGCTGCGCAGTTTCTATGACCAGCTAATCCAGAAGCTGGCTGCTGTTTTTGAAAAAGGCATTCAAAAGAAGATTTTCCGCCCGCTTGACCCGTATTACCTGGCCCTGGCCCTTGACAGTATAAGCAATGCCTTTCTTTTTTGCTGGATGGAAGACCCCGGTAGACATCCTGTTGACACAGACCTGATCGAGAAAATCTTCTTTGAACGAATATATCTGTTACACAGCTAA
- a CDS encoding ATP-binding protein — MPKIMICGRGGSGKSTLVTLLARALAERGKVLVVDTDESNLGLDKMLGQTSPAMTLMGCLGGKPAVRDKLLASIQKKGDENTGFFADGLNLASLPPECTGGEWPLRFLRIGKIERSLEGCACPMGAVARSFLKQLRVDQDEWVLVDTEAGVEHFGRGVVEGVDLVVMVVDPSYEAVLLAERAKTLAAEVRKDFIAVLNKVDAVTEPFLRRELSEKGIPVRGAFGFSPEIMEANLVGNPLPAGNYREQVKELLASLAI; from the coding sequence ATGCCCAAAATCATGATCTGCGGCCGGGGCGGCAGCGGCAAGAGCACGCTGGTTACCTTGCTGGCAAGAGCGCTTGCTGAACGGGGAAAGGTGCTGGTGGTGGATACTGACGAATCGAACCTGGGCTTGGATAAAATGCTGGGCCAGACGTCGCCGGCGATGACTTTAATGGGTTGCCTGGGCGGTAAACCCGCGGTACGCGATAAGTTGCTGGCCTCCATTCAGAAAAAGGGTGACGAAAACACGGGCTTCTTCGCGGACGGTTTAAACCTGGCCAGCTTGCCCCCTGAATGTACTGGTGGGGAGTGGCCGTTGCGTTTCCTGCGTATTGGTAAAATTGAGCGCAGTTTGGAAGGTTGTGCATGTCCCATGGGGGCGGTGGCCCGCTCGTTTTTAAAGCAGTTGCGGGTTGATCAAGACGAGTGGGTGCTTGTGGATACCGAAGCCGGGGTGGAGCACTTCGGCCGGGGAGTTGTAGAGGGTGTGGACCTGGTGGTGATGGTTGTTGATCCCTCGTACGAAGCGGTCCTGCTGGCAGAACGGGCCAAAACTTTAGCAGCGGAAGTAAGAAAAGATTTTATAGCCGTTTTAAATAAGGTCGATGCCGTGACGGAACCTTTTCTCCGCCGTGAGCTGTCTGAGAAAGGTATTCCGGTGCGGGGCGCGTTTGGTTTTTCGCCGGAAATCATGGAAGCCAACCTGGTAGGCAATCCGCTGCCGGCGGGAAACTATCGGGAACAGGTAAAGGAGTTGCTGGCTTCCCTCGCAATTTAA
- a CDS encoding efflux RND transporter periplasmic adaptor subunit has product MAASFPCTKVPEGILRRAAKEVIVLEDKVALKSKTGIITAFILILLFVGFAAFNYVRHSEKEKITVNKTETVPVQVAEARLTNLQRVLELTGEIKPAAVVDVHPKIGGEIIEKIYVETGDYVKKGDLIAVLEDDIIKAQLEEATAGLAAAEAGLRQSEANLELLEKDRLRVENLYQANAVSKQELDHINAQYRAAVESKKLAGAQVEKAKAVLNQLQVLYREYSIYAPISGFVAARYVEQGNRTDTAKPVIRISREDELKIVCSITEKDFPHLKKGIEAEVTVDAFPGKVFKGVVSVISPTIDPATRTAGIEIHIPNKEYKLRSGMFAHIKLYLGERKALAVPTESLNKMPGTGSYFVYIVKDNKAILKNVKTGISQGNITEITDGLTEKDLVVTRGQNRLYDGARVSIEERGAAGSEAS; this is encoded by the coding sequence ATGGCGGCCAGCTTCCCCTGCACGAAGGTGCCGGAGGGGATCTTGCGCCGGGCAGCGAAGGAGGTTATCGTTTTGGAAGACAAGGTGGCTCTCAAAAGCAAAACAGGGATCATCACTGCTTTTATCTTGATCTTGCTCTTTGTTGGGTTTGCTGCCTTTAATTACGTTCGGCATAGTGAAAAGGAAAAGATTACTGTTAACAAAACGGAAACCGTACCCGTACAGGTGGCCGAAGCAAGATTAACGAACCTGCAACGGGTACTGGAACTGACAGGAGAAATCAAACCGGCAGCCGTGGTAGACGTTCACCCCAAGATTGGGGGGGAGATTATTGAGAAAATATACGTAGAAACCGGCGATTACGTTAAAAAAGGAGACCTGATAGCTGTTTTGGAAGATGATATCATAAAAGCCCAGCTTGAAGAGGCAACGGCAGGCCTGGCTGCAGCGGAGGCCGGGTTAAGGCAGAGCGAGGCGAATCTGGAACTGTTAGAAAAAGACCGCCTGCGTGTGGAAAATCTTTACCAGGCAAATGCTGTATCCAAACAGGAACTGGATCATATAAATGCCCAGTACAGGGCTGCCGTTGAATCAAAGAAACTCGCGGGCGCGCAAGTTGAAAAGGCGAAGGCAGTTTTAAACCAGCTGCAGGTACTTTACCGCGAGTACAGTATATATGCACCCATTTCGGGATTTGTAGCCGCCCGTTACGTGGAGCAGGGGAACCGGACAGATACGGCGAAACCGGTGATTCGCATTTCCCGGGAAGATGAGCTGAAAATCGTCTGCAGCATAACGGAAAAAGACTTCCCCCATCTCAAAAAGGGGATAGAAGCAGAAGTAACCGTAGATGCTTTTCCCGGAAAAGTTTTTAAAGGGGTTGTCTCGGTTATCAGCCCGACCATCGACCCGGCTACCCGGACAGCCGGGATTGAAATACATATCCCCAATAAGGAGTATAAGCTTCGTTCCGGCATGTTTGCCCATATTAAATTATATTTAGGCGAACGGAAAGCCCTGGCAGTTCCCACCGAATCCCTGAATAAAATGCCGGGAACGGGAAGCTATTTTGTATATATCGTTAAAGATAACAAAGCAATCTTAAAAAACGTAAAAACGGGCATCAGTCAGGGTAATATTACCGAGATAACCGATGGTTTAACTGAAAAAGATCTGGTCGTTACCAGAGGGCAGAACCGGCTTTATGACGGTGCACGCGTTTCTATAGAAGAAAGAGGTGCTGCGGGCAGTGAGGCTTCCTGA
- a CDS encoding iron ABC transporter substrate-binding protein — MRTKALKAGFLLIVLLITLVVLGGCGAKTAGQDKAAPQKAVVTDLAGRQVEVPVPANKVVAIGPGALRLVCYVNGADKVVGVENLEKRQPTGRPYILAHPELKDLPTIGQGGPDSTPDAEKLVSVKPDVIFVAYLVDKAKADDLQAKTGIPVVVLSYGKLATFDEDVYKSLELIGKITGNEERAREIVDYLQKCQQDLHERTKDIPEDKKPGVYVGALGMKGVHGIESTQAKYPPFVAVNARNVVDETGKTGSVMIDKEKLLSWDPDIIFIDEGGLSLVREDYKKNPQFYQSLKAVKAGRVYGQIPYNYYTTNIDTAIADAYYAGKVIYPEQFKDIDPAQKADEIYHFLLGKPVYEQMAKDYGGFKKLDLAGP, encoded by the coding sequence ATGCGCACGAAAGCATTGAAGGCAGGGTTCCTGCTCATTGTACTGCTGATTACCCTGGTTGTCCTGGGTGGGTGCGGTGCTAAAACAGCCGGGCAGGATAAGGCTGCGCCGCAGAAAGCCGTTGTCACCGACCTGGCCGGCCGGCAGGTGGAGGTTCCCGTTCCGGCAAATAAGGTGGTGGCCATCGGCCCCGGCGCGTTGCGGCTGGTTTGCTATGTCAACGGCGCGGATAAGGTGGTGGGTGTGGAAAACCTGGAAAAAAGACAGCCCACCGGCAGGCCGTATATTCTGGCCCATCCCGAATTAAAGGATTTGCCCACCATTGGCCAGGGAGGGCCCGATTCCACCCCGGATGCGGAAAAGCTGGTCAGCGTCAAGCCGGACGTAATTTTTGTCGCTTACCTGGTGGATAAGGCCAAGGCCGATGATCTCCAGGCTAAGACCGGGATTCCGGTGGTGGTTTTAAGCTACGGGAAGCTGGCCACCTTTGACGAGGACGTTTATAAGTCCCTTGAGCTGATTGGCAAAATTACCGGCAATGAGGAAAGGGCCCGGGAAATAGTTGATTACCTGCAAAAATGCCAGCAGGACTTGCATGAGAGGACGAAGGACATCCCTGAAGACAAAAAACCCGGGGTCTACGTGGGCGCCCTGGGCATGAAGGGAGTGCACGGCATCGAGAGCACCCAGGCCAAGTATCCGCCCTTTGTAGCTGTCAACGCCCGGAATGTGGTTGACGAGACGGGTAAAACGGGAAGCGTCATGATCGACAAGGAAAAGCTCCTGAGCTGGGACCCTGATATCATTTTCATCGATGAAGGGGGCCTCTCCCTGGTGCGGGAAGACTACAAGAAAAACCCGCAGTTTTACCAGTCCCTGAAGGCGGTCAAAGCAGGCCGGGTTTACGGCCAGATCCCATATAACTACTACACCACGAACATCGACACCGCCATTGCCGACGCCTACTACGCCGGAAAAGTGATTTACCCCGAACAATTTAAAGATATCGACCCGGCCCAAAAGGCCGATGAGATTTACCATTTCCTTTTGGGCAAACCTGTATATGAACAAATGGCGAAAGATTACGGTGGATTTAAAAAGCTGGATCTTGCCGGTCCGTAA
- a CDS encoding GGDEF domain-containing protein, with amino-acid sequence MSGSGRRRSIIQVFTVWFFTLALVPTLLAVYATAKYLTLQTVAWANRYLTQMALYESQIISLSLKHTLGEDGFFFSFQGEKIAASKGGLVKRIDPAQLGPLFPVEPEPAQIFAPKFLFGFGYQPKLRLREMPVIYLEDSNGAVLYLAGKREKSSSGDRLLLKAFGLKENLEVGAPVPGTNLRVRVWASVGGLVEEPLRQLCVPLGGTLILVILLSTLLYPLAAAQIVYPLKNLAERLSRFDPAKKEDIFAGSKFQTSELAGIASSFNNMALRVRDTLSELEQKVKELEEKNELLHQARRRLEWLASYDPLTGVLNRRSFMERCLYLIREAGGEFPHVAVLMMDVDNFKTINDCYGHPVGDMVLKKVGELLRHQVRKDDLVGRYGGDEFVLFFLVNQPGEFNVLARRIFTSLCSALASVSEPDLNVSISMGGAIAGRVLIDDDRDLERLIGFADQLLLEGKRRGKKAVLIRCAENLSFVRESDSL; translated from the coding sequence ATGTCAGGGAGTGGGAGAAGGCGCAGTATAATTCAGGTATTTACCGTATGGTTCTTTACCCTTGCCCTGGTTCCCACCTTGCTGGCTGTTTATGCTACGGCCAAGTACCTCACCTTACAAACCGTTGCCTGGGCAAATAGATACCTGACCCAGATGGCTTTATACGAAAGCCAGATTATTTCCCTTTCCCTGAAGCACACTCTGGGAGAAGATGGATTTTTCTTCTCTTTCCAGGGAGAGAAGATTGCAGCCAGTAAAGGCGGGCTGGTAAAAAGAATAGACCCGGCTCAACTCGGGCCTTTGTTTCCGGTGGAACCGGAGCCTGCCCAAATTTTTGCCCCCAAATTTCTTTTTGGATTTGGTTACCAGCCCAAACTGCGGCTCAGGGAAATGCCGGTCATTTACCTGGAAGATAGTAATGGCGCTGTTCTTTATCTGGCCGGGAAAAGAGAAAAATCCTCCTCCGGGGACAGGTTATTGCTTAAGGCCTTCGGATTAAAAGAAAACCTGGAGGTTGGCGCGCCGGTGCCGGGAACCAATCTCAGGGTAAGGGTTTGGGCTTCAGTGGGAGGACTTGTGGAGGAACCTTTGCGGCAATTGTGTGTTCCTCTCGGCGGTACACTTATCCTGGTGATATTACTGTCAACCCTCCTTTATCCCCTGGCTGCGGCACAAATAGTATATCCCTTGAAAAATCTGGCTGAACGCTTGTCCCGTTTCGATCCGGCAAAAAAAGAGGATATCTTTGCAGGCAGCAAATTTCAGACCAGTGAGTTGGCCGGGATTGCTTCTTCCTTTAACAATATGGCCTTACGGGTACGGGACACTCTGTCCGAACTGGAGCAGAAAGTAAAAGAACTGGAGGAAAAAAACGAACTCCTCCACCAGGCCCGGCGGCGGCTGGAATGGCTGGCCAGCTATGATCCCCTTACAGGCGTTCTAAACCGCAGGTCTTTTATGGAGCGATGTTTGTATTTAATCAGGGAAGCGGGGGGCGAATTTCCCCACGTGGCCGTCTTGATGATGGACGTGGATAATTTTAAAACCATAAATGATTGTTACGGGCATCCGGTGGGCGATATGGTCCTGAAAAAAGTAGGGGAATTGTTGAGACATCAGGTCAGGAAGGATGATCTGGTGGGGCGGTACGGGGGTGATGAATTTGTCCTGTTCTTTCTCGTTAACCAACCGGGAGAATTTAATGTCCTTGCCCGGCGCATTTTTACCTCTCTTTGTTCTGCGCTGGCTTCCGTGTCGGAACCGGATCTGAATGTCTCCATCAGCATGGGTGGAGCAATTGCCGGACGTGTTTTAATTGATGACGACCGCGACCTGGAACGGCTCATCGGCTTCGCTGACCAGCTTCTTTTAGAGGGCAAGCGCCGGGGTAAGAAGGCGGTCCTGATCCGGTGTGCGGAAAATTTGTCTTTTGTAAGAGAGAGTGATTCCTTATGA
- the tsaA gene encoding tRNA (N6-threonylcarbamoyladenosine(37)-N6)-methyltransferase TrmO, with product MELVPVGVIHSPYRVPGEAPHQGRFSDQTAELEIYPQFMEGLKDVEHATHLIVLYWCHLARRDTLQTRTPFGPEIRGVFACRSPSRPNPIAFCVAELLEVKENRLLVRGVDALDGSPLIDIKPYSSDVDSV from the coding sequence TTGGAACTAGTTCCTGTTGGGGTAATCCACAGCCCTTACCGGGTGCCCGGCGAGGCGCCGCACCAGGGGCGTTTTTCCGACCAGACGGCGGAGCTGGAGATTTACCCCCAGTTTATGGAAGGTTTAAAAGATGTGGAACATGCAACCCACCTGATTGTGCTTTACTGGTGCCACCTGGCGCGCCGGGACACACTGCAGACAAGAACGCCCTTTGGCCCGGAAATACGCGGTGTTTTTGCCTGCCGCTCACCTTCCCGGCCCAACCCCATTGCCTTCTGTGTGGCGGAGCTGCTGGAGGTGAAGGAAAACCGCCTGCTGGTGCGTGGGGTCGACGCGCTGGACGGGAGCCCGCTTATAGACATAAAACCGTATTCTTCTGATGTGGACAGTGTTTGA
- a CDS encoding PIN domain-containing protein, with protein MKQIKVFLDSSVIIAGLASRTGGSHEVLALVELGIITPYVSETVVSEVFRNLQKKLPGCMDHFHTLFKALPFKMADPDDYDLERVKSLINEKDAPTMAAAMTAKVDWLLSFDKHFLNEDWEGKVDFAAGTPGDFLQDLVSLLKKDLPV; from the coding sequence ATGAAACAGATTAAAGTATTCCTGGACAGCAGCGTGATTATTGCCGGCCTGGCGTCGAGAACCGGCGGTTCGCACGAGGTGCTTGCCCTGGTTGAACTGGGGATAATCACTCCGTACGTTTCTGAGACTGTTGTAAGTGAAGTATTCCGGAACTTGCAGAAAAAGTTGCCCGGTTGTATGGACCACTTCCACACATTGTTTAAGGCATTGCCCTTTAAAATGGCAGATCCTGATGATTACGATCTGGAACGGGTCAAATCGTTGATTAACGAAAAGGACGCCCCCACAATGGCAGCGGCCATGACAGCAAAGGTGGACTGGTTGTTAAGTTTTGATAAGCACTTCCTGAATGAAGACTGGGAAGGGAAAGTGGATTTCGCAGCCGGTACACCCGGGGATTTTTTGCAGGACCTGGTATCCCTTTTGAAGAAAGATCTTCCTGTATAG